The following are encoded in a window of Campylobacterota bacterium genomic DNA:
- a CDS encoding HlyC/CorC family transporter: protein MTMFAKFLIFFVSLCFAALFAFLETAFTALRLFKLKELEATVAKYKTLFVSWEKNPQRILITILIANNFAHVLTSVVLSEIMESMLGTWGLAVGVAFATVMILVFGEIIPKSFAKTHHERLFASFLWLINVLYHVLYPFVTILLKIADFFFSKVSGPHILEKTDIVSEKEIEFLIDYSDEKGLMKAEKTEMLQNIFSLEQTAVKEIIIPKNEMKLLDADTTLEKALEIFYQSRFSRLPIYVNDEDNIIGIIHQKDIFDLLYQGKKKSLKELARPIIFIPETQKINQTLSQFLKNRLHMGIIIDEYGNISGLITLEDIIEEIVGDITDEHEKVTEQIISIDQGGWIIDAGISLEKVEDLLDIKVESEDSVTLAGFMTEMLQHLPKKGERVIYKGYCFQIQQATSRRVYQVLVFEQKDEPEKTTENEEE, encoded by the coding sequence ATGACTATGTTTGCAAAATTTCTTATATTTTTTGTGTCACTATGCTTTGCCGCGCTGTTCGCTTTTCTAGAAACAGCATTCACAGCTTTGCGGCTATTTAAGCTCAAAGAGCTTGAAGCCACTGTTGCAAAGTACAAGACACTTTTTGTCTCGTGGGAAAAAAATCCTCAGCGCATCTTGATTACCATTTTGATTGCCAACAACTTTGCACACGTCCTGACATCCGTTGTGCTTTCAGAGATCATGGAAAGCATGCTTGGCACCTGGGGTCTTGCTGTTGGTGTTGCTTTTGCAACCGTCATGATTTTGGTCTTTGGTGAAATTATTCCCAAAAGCTTTGCCAAGACTCATCATGAACGTCTTTTTGCATCGTTCCTTTGGCTTATCAACGTTTTGTACCATGTGCTCTACCCTTTTGTTACCATCCTACTCAAAATTGCAGACTTCTTTTTCTCTAAGGTCAGTGGTCCACACATTTTAGAAAAAACAGACATCGTCTCTGAAAAAGAAATTGAATTCTTAATCGATTACAGCGATGAAAAAGGGCTGATGAAGGCAGAAAAAACTGAAATGTTGCAAAACATTTTTAGCCTTGAACAAACGGCAGTCAAAGAAATTATCATCCCTAAAAATGAAATGAAGCTACTTGACGCCGATACAACGCTTGAAAAGGCTTTAGAGATTTTTTACCAATCACGCTTTTCTCGTTTGCCTATTTACGTCAACGATGAAGACAACATTATTGGTATCATTCACCAAAAAGATATTTTTGACTTGCTTTATCAAGGCAAGAAAAAAAGCCTAAAAGAACTTGCACGCCCAATTATCTTTATTCCTGAAACACAAAAAATAAATCAAACACTCAGCCAGTTTTTGAAAAACCGTCTGCACATGGGTATTATTATCGATGAATACGGCAACATCTCGGGACTGATCACCCTTGAAGATATCATCGAAGAAATTGTGGGCGATATTACCGACGAACACGAAAAAGTCACCGAACAGATTATTTCTATCGACCAAGGCGGTTGGATAATTGACGCCGGCATTAGCCTTGAAAAAGTTGAAGACCTTCTTGACATCAAAGTTGAAAGTGAAGATTCTGTTACGCTTGCCGGCTTCATGACCGAGATGCTTCAGCATCTACCTAAAAAAGGCGAGCGCGTCATCTACAAAGGGTATTGTTTTCAAATTCAGCAAGCAACATCACGTCGTGTATACCAAGTGCTTGTTTTTGAACAAAAAGACGAGCCTGAAAAAACTACAGAAAACGAAGAAGAGTAG
- a CDS encoding AMP-binding protein has product MGSYSNSQSTVRNTCAQEQAIFNKIKKTYSDNNSVIHVSQLLRCAYEKYPTNTALISTEKTINYTELYFRAGLLCDKLSALGIQARDHVILYYENALEFYVAYFAVWQLNAVIVPLNTFLHQHELDYIITDAAPKAIIASPSLLKTVESVQELRQQRNEKKFPLVLSSEIFDWQTPVPEKINFTPACDGKGYELATLLYTSGTTGAAKGVMISSDNAMINAMQGYARFVLMGMTDKERFFCVLPLFHVFAQNTCMWLPIMTGSAVIVVSKVDRKLIMDNLEQHKPTLFFGVPSLYGLLCLMRNANFDSVKVFVSGADMLPDKIRAAFALVYGRKIRAGYGLSEASPVVAVHHVNQEQPTYVVGQPLVGIECQIRDKDGNVLPPGTVGSFWLRGENIMMGYYKAPEQTAKVLQDGWLDTGDLASLDQEGNIAIRGRDKDLIIHKGFNIYPAEIENVLLKHPAVFKAAVIGKSDQANGQVPVAFVAIKPDAAFTEQNLRALCANHLASYKIPRSFIVQQDLPLNATGKIDKKKLTQTFST; this is encoded by the coding sequence ATGGGAAGTTACTCGAATTCTCAATCCACCGTACGCAATACGTGCGCACAAGAACAAGCAATATTTAACAAAATAAAAAAAACATACTCAGACAACAACAGTGTCATACATGTCAGCCAGCTCTTACGTTGTGCCTACGAAAAATATCCCACCAACACTGCTTTAATCTCCACAGAAAAAACTATAAACTACACAGAACTTTACTTTCGAGCAGGCCTACTCTGCGACAAACTTTCAGCCCTCGGTATTCAAGCACGCGATCATGTTATTTTGTATTATGAAAATGCCTTAGAGTTTTATGTTGCCTACTTTGCCGTCTGGCAGCTTAATGCGGTTATTGTTCCACTCAATACTTTTTTACATCAACACGAGCTTGACTACATTATTACCGATGCTGCACCTAAGGCGATTATTGCCTCTCCCTCGCTTTTAAAGACTGTTGAGTCGGTGCAAGAGTTACGTCAACAACGTAACGAGAAAAAATTTCCACTCGTACTCAGCTCTGAAATTTTTGATTGGCAAACCCCAGTTCCTGAAAAGATTAACTTTACTCCTGCGTGTGATGGAAAAGGTTACGAGCTTGCAACACTGCTTTACACGTCTGGCACTACCGGCGCCGCAAAAGGTGTTATGATTAGCTCAGACAACGCCATGATCAATGCAATGCAGGGTTATGCTCGCTTTGTGCTGATGGGGATGACTGATAAAGAACGTTTTTTCTGCGTCCTGCCACTCTTTCATGTGTTTGCACAAAATACCTGCATGTGGCTACCTATTATGACTGGGTCTGCTGTCATCGTTGTCAGCAAGGTTGATCGTAAGCTTATTATGGACAATCTTGAGCAACATAAACCAACGCTATTTTTTGGTGTACCAAGCTTGTACGGGTTGCTATGCTTGATGCGCAATGCAAACTTTGACAGCGTCAAGGTATTTGTTTCAGGGGCAGATATGCTGCCCGACAAAATCCGTGCAGCTTTTGCACTCGTCTACGGCAGAAAAATTCGTGCCGGCTATGGTTTGAGCGAAGCATCACCGGTCGTTGCTGTTCATCACGTCAATCAAGAACAACCAACGTATGTTGTCGGACAACCACTCGTTGGTATTGAATGTCAAATTCGTGATAAAGATGGCAATGTCTTGCCGCCAGGCACTGTGGGTTCATTTTGGCTTCGTGGTGAAAATATTATGATGGGGTACTATAAAGCTCCAGAACAAACAGCAAAAGTCTTACAAGATGGATGGCTTGACACCGGCGACCTTGCATCATTGGACCAAGAAGGTAATATCGCAATCAGGGGACGAGACAAGGACCTTATCATTCACAAAGGTTTCAACATTTATCCTGCTGAAATCGAAAACGTTTTGCTTAAACACCCTGCTGTTTTTAAAGCGGCAGTCATTGGCAAATCAGATCAGGCTAATGGCCAAGTACCAGTTGCATTTGTTGCCATCAAACCTGACGCTGCCTTTACGGAGCAAAATCTTAGAGCCTTGTGTGCTAACCACCTTGCTTCTTATAAAATTCCTCGGTCATTTATTGTTCAACAAGATCTTCCGTTAAACGCTACAGGCAAAATTGACAAAAAAAAGCTTACGCAAACATTTTCCACTTAA
- a CDS encoding ferredoxin, which translates to MSDKKIKRVTILPGCISCGTCEEICPDVFEVKDTAHVKDDGDLEQNAELVREAADICPVQVIAVEEEE; encoded by the coding sequence ATGAGCGATAAAAAAATTAAACGTGTTACCATCTTACCCGGATGCATCAGCTGCGGAACCTGCGAAGAAATTTGCCCAGATGTTTTTGAGGTTAAAGACACTGCTCATGTTAAAGATGACGGCGACCTTGAACAGAATGCAGAACTTGTACGAGAAGCAGCTGACATTTGTCCTGTTCAAGTTATCGCTGTTGAAGAAGAGGAGTAA